In Bdellovibrionales bacterium, the following proteins share a genomic window:
- a CDS encoding class I SAM-dependent methyltransferase — translation MKRNDVCPLCCSLKVELFVEIQKGSQRFYFQCKECELVFLDSALHFAPADEKARYLNHQNDPRDLRYKEFLQKMVQPLLDAKSSSGSRILDYGCGPTRGIAEIWGNQFLIDSYDPFFFPNLNDKESQYDYIVCSEAAEHFYHPDKEWSRMARLIKPRGKVFLRTGLRPILASDFRDWYYHRDPTHVCFYSCQTVAWLERNYLIEITILQ, via the coding sequence ATGAAACGAAATGATGTGTGCCCGCTTTGCTGTTCGTTGAAAGTTGAGCTTTTTGTTGAGATCCAAAAAGGTTCCCAAAGATTCTATTTTCAATGTAAGGAATGCGAATTGGTATTTTTGGATTCTGCACTTCATTTCGCTCCGGCCGATGAGAAAGCCCGATATTTGAATCATCAAAACGATCCCCGAGATCTAAGGTACAAAGAATTCTTACAAAAGATGGTTCAACCTCTTCTTGATGCGAAATCCTCATCAGGGAGTCGGATTCTTGATTATGGCTGTGGCCCAACAAGAGGCATAGCCGAGATTTGGGGAAATCAGTTTTTAATTGATTCCTATGATCCATTTTTTTTTCCAAACCTGAATGATAAAGAATCCCAATATGATTATATTGTTTGTTCCGAGGCCGCTGAACACTTTTATCATCCAGATAAAGAGTGGAGTCGGATGGCTCGTTTAATTAAACCCAGAGGGAAGGTCTTTCTCCGAACGGGCTTACGTCCCATCCTCGCATCGGACTTTCGAGATTGGTATTATCATCGCGATCCGACGCATGTTTGTTTTTACTCCTGTCAGACCGTCGCTTGGTTGGAGCGAAACTATTTGATCGAAATAACTATTTTGCAATGA
- the map gene encoding type I methionyl aminopeptidase: protein MTPIAANEIRLMEDVCQLAARTLSNVRTYVRPGITTNELDKIVYDFTLSHGAEPAPLNYHGYPKSICTSVNRCVCHGVPDDIPLKEGDIVNIDVTTLKNGFFGDTSATFYVGQVSERAIRITEAAEEAMFKGIEEVRPYGTTGDIGFAIQRFSTKKGYYPVREIGGHGIGKKFHMDPFVPSYGKRGRGDKLIPFTCLTVEPMINETAAPIIEYSIPNSSIKYYDTGDGTLSAQFEHTILITDKGYEILTLRD, encoded by the coding sequence ATGACTCCTATAGCGGCCAATGAAATACGATTGATGGAAGATGTCTGTCAGCTTGCGGCACGAACGCTTTCAAACGTGAGAACCTATGTTCGTCCGGGGATCACAACCAATGAGCTGGACAAAATAGTTTACGATTTCACCCTAAGCCACGGAGCTGAGCCTGCACCATTGAATTACCATGGATACCCTAAGTCCATATGCACATCCGTCAACAGATGTGTGTGCCATGGTGTTCCTGATGATATTCCTTTGAAAGAGGGGGACATTGTCAATATCGACGTAACGACTCTTAAAAATGGCTTTTTTGGAGATACCTCTGCCACTTTTTATGTGGGTCAGGTCTCAGAGAGAGCGATTCGGATTACGGAAGCGGCCGAGGAGGCAATGTTCAAGGGCATAGAGGAGGTGCGGCCGTATGGAACGACGGGAGATATAGGATTTGCTATTCAGAGGTTCTCGACGAAAAAGGGTTACTATCCGGTGAGGGAAATTGGTGGACATGGCATCGGAAAGAAGTTTCATATGGATCCTTTCGTTCCTTCTTACGGAAAGCGTGGCAGGGGCGACAAGTTGATTCCTTTTACCTGTCTGACCGTCGAACCCATGATCAATGAGACAGCAGCGCCAATTATTGAGTACTCAATACCTAACTCTTCAATCAAATACTATGACACTGGTGATGGAACTCTCTCAGCTCAATTTGAACATACGATTTTGATAACTGACAAAGGCTATGAGATCCTCACCCTTCGAGACTGA
- a CDS encoding tRNA-dihydrouridine synthase: MFIGLAPMEGVVDHIVRDLLTRIGGVDQCTTEFVRVTDRELPDHVFYRYCPELLHKGATKTGVPVFVQLLGSHPETMALNAQKAVGIGALGIDLNFGCPAKTVNRHDGGASLLKDPNRLFKVVNAVRQAVPRSIPVTAKVRLGFDHKEFAIQIASAVCDGGAQSLTIHARTRAELYRPPAHWEYISKMREAIKIPVLANGDIWNLEDYNRCKLVSGCNLFAIGRPLIARPDLALQIKAFEKNESAAPMDWKIFNHQWFLPMINRYKNEFSEHYALCKTKQWLRQLALTYPTAQHLFQEVKALSKLESAEEKLHSC, encoded by the coding sequence ATCTTTATTGGACTAGCCCCGATGGAAGGTGTTGTTGATCACATCGTGCGCGATCTGCTCACTCGAATTGGAGGAGTTGATCAATGCACAACAGAATTCGTGAGAGTCACTGACAGAGAACTTCCCGACCATGTCTTTTACCGATACTGCCCAGAACTTCTCCACAAGGGAGCCACGAAGACTGGCGTTCCGGTCTTCGTGCAGCTCCTGGGAAGCCATCCAGAAACAATGGCCCTCAACGCACAAAAAGCGGTTGGCATTGGGGCGCTTGGAATTGACCTTAATTTTGGCTGTCCCGCAAAAACCGTGAATCGCCATGATGGAGGAGCCTCCCTCCTCAAAGATCCCAATCGCCTCTTCAAAGTTGTGAACGCTGTTCGCCAGGCGGTGCCCAGATCCATTCCCGTCACAGCGAAAGTCCGTCTGGGATTTGACCACAAGGAATTTGCTATCCAAATCGCGAGTGCAGTCTGCGACGGAGGAGCTCAATCCCTCACAATCCATGCTCGCACTCGAGCTGAGCTCTATCGTCCACCGGCACATTGGGAATATATTTCAAAAATGAGAGAAGCCATAAAAATTCCCGTTCTGGCAAATGGCGATATTTGGAATCTGGAAGATTACAATCGTTGCAAATTAGTTTCTGGCTGCAATCTGTTTGCGATAGGCCGTCCCCTCATTGCACGACCGGACTTAGCCCTCCAAATAAAGGCCTTTGAAAAAAATGAATCCGCAGCGCCCATGGACTGGAAGATCTTTAACCACCAATGGTTTCTTCCAATGATTAACCGATATAAAAATGAATTCAGTGAGCATTATGCCCTCTGCAAGACAAAGCAATGGCTGCGGCAACTGGCGCTCACATATCCAACAGCGCAACATCTGTTTCAGGAGGTAAAAGCTTTATCAAAGCTGGAGTCGGCAGAAGAAAAACTCCATTCCTGTTAA
- a CDS encoding sulfite exporter TauE/SafE family protein, with protein MESFSILILGFFVGIFSSLFGIGGGVLIVPFLPMITVLNAREVIGTSLFTIFLVSLNNTISFHRQKSVDWGVALRVGPLTALGSFLAAYLTRWLPPSWLKFILGTILILFVWQGRKDAVAAAIRKGNRKIYLLIIGLMGGVASGISGLGSGIIVSPMLLGSKLVDHRRVSPTTNAVMIFTTFFGSMAFIDWPRGEDFLVWGMVHGDKALQLFAGAWISGLAARRIQQRIPERPRRIILMSVLLALALKIFWDAYQS; from the coding sequence ATGGAATCATTCTCTATTCTCATTTTAGGTTTTTTTGTGGGGATTTTCTCATCCTTATTTGGGATCGGAGGGGGAGTTCTCATTGTACCGTTCTTGCCGATGATTACCGTCTTGAATGCCCGGGAAGTCATAGGAACTTCGCTATTCACTATTTTTTTGGTCTCCTTGAATAATACGATTAGCTTTCATCGGCAGAAAAGTGTGGACTGGGGTGTTGCTCTTCGAGTTGGACCCTTGACGGCCCTTGGATCTTTTCTGGCTGCCTATTTGACTCGATGGCTGCCCCCTTCTTGGCTGAAATTTATTCTGGGAACAATTCTTATTTTGTTTGTGTGGCAGGGACGAAAGGATGCTGTGGCAGCAGCTATACGGAAGGGAAATCGTAAAATTTATCTTTTGATTATCGGACTTATGGGTGGTGTTGCGTCGGGAATCAGTGGTCTCGGGTCTGGTATTATTGTGTCACCGATGTTATTGGGATCAAAGTTAGTTGACCACAGAAGGGTGAGTCCAACGACGAATGCAGTGATGATTTTTACCACATTTTTTGGATCGATGGCGTTTATTGATTGGCCTCGCGGGGAGGACTTCTTGGTGTGGGGGATGGTGCACGGAGACAAGGCCCTTCAATTATTTGCCGGAGCCTGGATTTCAGGTTTGGCCGCCCGTCGAATTCAACAGCGGATCCCCGAACGTCCTCGTCGAATCATCTTGATGAGTGTGTTGCTGGCGCTGGCTCTCAAGATTTTTTGGGATGCCTACCAATCGTAG
- a CDS encoding B12-binding domain-containing radical SAM protein yields MSSAPLNKTAPVFFSSRSAQSNFAAPDAVLIQAPGWGVETPPLSLASLSSFGRANGYRILALDLNIEHHTLRTEKYAHIWDIDQSQWFWNNISCVNEYFQNHRALFEKHVEAILATDAPLICFSVYASCLESSFIYARLLKARRPELKIVFGGPHASLNMAGDYILCQTYVDAIALGEGEFIFCDLLKRNVDRASFADIPGIIWKDETGNIINNGKAEPIRELSKLPFADFSDFKLDLYKEPNRLPLMSSRGCPNQCIYCSEKVFWDTYRGYGAKRIVDEIEYQRNLNPAFYHVDFQDSLVNGSIKRLEQFADELIARKIQVTWAGQAVIRKEMTLELFKKLKQSGCVCLAYGLETSTTSLMMSIGKILSKGTEIDRLVSEAREAGLDCSYNFMFGMPGETDDDARASLDFLRRHRDNVGVVNPSAAFCGFTPGTPGYDEPENFGIIPSPTRDQYWQTLDGTNNLLVRLRRFEDFCKLSVELGVRTTYPHAKLLDRDRLIGNYYHHMKQYDLARPYFEAWIGKNPDDEEIKYKLQDCLLKMPDTEISIHPPHAILAPQVGHEHRVNQREPPPD; encoded by the coding sequence ATGAGTAGTGCACCACTAAACAAAACCGCACCCGTCTTCTTTTCCAGCCGATCTGCTCAGAGCAATTTTGCGGCTCCAGATGCCGTACTGATTCAAGCTCCCGGCTGGGGCGTTGAGACTCCACCACTTTCGCTGGCATCGCTATCATCTTTTGGCCGTGCCAATGGCTATAGAATTTTAGCCTTAGACTTAAATATTGAGCACCACACTCTGCGCACTGAAAAGTACGCACACATTTGGGACATTGATCAGTCACAATGGTTCTGGAACAACATCAGTTGCGTGAATGAGTATTTTCAAAATCATCGGGCGCTTTTTGAAAAGCACGTCGAGGCAATTCTAGCCACTGACGCCCCTTTGATTTGCTTCAGCGTTTATGCCTCTTGTCTCGAATCGAGTTTTATTTATGCTCGATTGTTAAAGGCCCGTCGGCCCGAATTAAAAATTGTGTTTGGCGGCCCACACGCAAGTTTGAATATGGCAGGTGACTACATATTATGTCAGACTTACGTCGACGCCATTGCGCTGGGCGAGGGTGAGTTCATCTTTTGCGATCTGCTCAAGCGCAATGTCGATCGAGCATCGTTTGCCGACATACCCGGTATAATCTGGAAGGATGAAACCGGTAATATCATTAACAATGGCAAAGCTGAACCCATTCGTGAATTATCAAAATTGCCCTTTGCTGACTTTTCTGACTTTAAACTCGACCTATATAAGGAGCCGAACCGCTTGCCTCTGATGTCGAGCCGCGGCTGCCCAAACCAATGCATCTATTGCAGCGAAAAGGTTTTTTGGGATACCTACCGCGGCTATGGCGCCAAACGCATCGTTGATGAAATCGAATATCAGAGAAATTTAAATCCTGCCTTTTATCATGTAGATTTTCAAGACAGCCTGGTTAACGGCAGCATCAAGCGTCTTGAGCAATTCGCTGATGAGTTGATTGCCCGTAAAATACAAGTAACCTGGGCCGGGCAGGCCGTGATTCGCAAAGAGATGACTTTGGAGCTTTTTAAAAAATTGAAACAATCGGGCTGCGTATGTTTGGCTTACGGACTTGAGACTTCAACGACCAGCCTGATGATGAGTATTGGTAAAATCTTATCAAAAGGCACCGAAATTGACCGTCTTGTTTCAGAGGCACGCGAGGCCGGTTTGGACTGCTCCTACAACTTCATGTTTGGCATGCCCGGCGAAACCGATGACGACGCGCGCGCCAGTTTAGACTTTTTACGCCGACATAGAGACAATGTCGGTGTAGTTAACCCAAGTGCCGCATTTTGTGGTTTTACGCCAGGCACTCCCGGATACGATGAACCTGAAAATTTTGGCATCATACCGAGCCCCACTCGAGACCAATACTGGCAGACTCTCGACGGCACCAACAATCTTCTCGTGCGCCTCAGGAGGTTTGAAGATTTTTGCAAATTGTCAGTAGAGCTTGGGGTACGCACCACTTATCCCCATGCAAAGCTTCTTGACCGTGACCGTCTCATCGGCAACTACTACCACCACATGAAACAATATGACTTAGCCAGACCGTACTTTGAGGCTTGGATCGGGAAAAATCCCGATGATGAAGAGATCAAATACAAACTTCAGGACTGTCTATTAAAAATGCCTGACACTGAGATCTCTATCCATCCTCCTCATGCCATTCTTGCACCACAAGTCGGGCATGAGCACCGGGTTAACCAACGAGAGCCTCCTCCTGATTAA
- the fumC gene encoding class II fumarate hydratase, with product MQVRVEKDSLGEIEVPADRLWGAQTQRSIENFKIGGDRFPREMIRALGILKKSAAKANSDLGLLDKGKADAIIRASNEVIEGVLDEHFPLVVWQTGSGTQTNMNSNEVIANRAMQLSGAGIGSKGIHPNDDVNKAQSSNDTFPTAMHIAVAERSYRYLIPMLKKLREVTQAKCKEFGDIVKIGRTHLMDATPLTLGQEFSGYVAQLDYSIERIEGSMKRVLDLALGGTAVGTGLNTHPEFADRAVAYIAEETQMPFRCAPNKFEALAAHDALVQMSGSLKTVAVSLMKIASDIRLLGSGPRCGIGELILPANEPGSSIMPGKVNPTQCEAMTMVAAQVIGNDAAVTVGGCNGHFELNVFKPLILFNVLNSIRLMGDACDSFAEHCMKGIAANRAQIKKHLDNSLMLVTALNPHIGYDNAAKIAKSAFVNNSTLRDEAIRLGFLDGAKFDEVVRPELMIGPKK from the coding sequence GTGCAGGTTCGCGTAGAAAAAGATAGCCTGGGTGAAATTGAAGTCCCCGCAGATCGACTTTGGGGAGCTCAGACTCAGAGGTCCATCGAAAATTTTAAAATTGGGGGAGACCGTTTCCCTCGTGAAATGATCAGAGCCTTGGGAATTTTAAAAAAGTCGGCGGCGAAGGCAAACAGTGATCTGGGCCTTTTAGACAAGGGCAAAGCTGACGCGATCATCAGGGCTTCCAATGAAGTCATAGAGGGGGTGTTAGACGAACACTTTCCTCTTGTTGTGTGGCAGACGGGAAGCGGCACCCAGACGAATATGAATAGCAATGAGGTCATTGCCAATCGTGCGATGCAATTAAGCGGTGCCGGCATCGGCTCGAAGGGAATTCATCCCAACGATGACGTGAATAAGGCACAGTCCTCAAATGACACATTCCCAACGGCCATGCATATTGCGGTGGCAGAACGAAGTTATCGGTATCTGATTCCAATGCTCAAAAAGTTGCGCGAGGTCACGCAGGCCAAGTGCAAAGAATTTGGTGATATCGTTAAAATTGGGCGGACTCATCTGATGGATGCGACGCCCCTGACCTTGGGTCAGGAATTTTCTGGATACGTTGCCCAACTGGATTATTCGATTGAGCGAATTGAAGGCTCAATGAAAAGGGTTTTGGACCTCGCCTTAGGTGGTACAGCCGTGGGTACGGGACTGAACACACATCCTGAATTTGCTGATAGGGCCGTGGCGTATATTGCAGAAGAGACCCAGATGCCCTTCAGGTGTGCTCCAAATAAGTTTGAAGCTCTTGCCGCCCACGATGCCTTGGTTCAGATGAGTGGTTCGCTCAAAACGGTCGCCGTTAGCCTTATGAAGATTGCAAGTGACATTCGCCTTCTTGGCAGCGGTCCTCGATGTGGCATAGGCGAATTGATTCTTCCTGCCAATGAGCCAGGCAGCTCAATCATGCCTGGAAAGGTAAATCCCACTCAATGTGAGGCAATGACCATGGTGGCGGCACAGGTGATAGGCAACGATGCGGCTGTGACAGTTGGGGGCTGCAATGGCCATTTTGAACTCAACGTATTTAAGCCTTTGATTCTGTTTAATGTTCTCAACTCCATCCGCCTCATGGGTGATGCCTGCGACAGCTTTGCAGAGCATTGCATGAAGGGGATTGCGGCCAATAGGGCTCAGATTAAAAAACACTTGGATAACTCACTCATGTTGGTCACGGCATTGAATCCGCACATTGGCTACGATAATGCGGCGAAGATTGCAAAGAGTGCCTTTGTTAACAATTCAACGCTCAGAGATGAAGCCATTCGTCTTGGTTTTCTTGATGGTGCTAAATTTGATGAGGTTGTTCGTCCCGAGTTAATGATAGGGCCAAAAAAATAA
- the ettA gene encoding energy-dependent translational throttle protein EttA → MAEEIIYTMKGVGKVYPPSKYVLKNIYLSYFYGAKIGVLGLNGAGKSSLLRIMAGVDHDFLGEAFPARDFKVGYLEQEPHLNESKTVRENVMDGLGEITKLLSDFQKISEDLCDPDLDPNKMEKLIEKQGSIQEKIEALDGWEIDQKVEQAMEALRCPPGDVAVTHLSGGEKRRIALARLLLSNPDILLLDEPTNHLDAESVAWLEGFLHKFPGTVIAVTHDRYFLDNVAGWILELDRGEGIPWKGNYSSWLEQKDRRLAQEQKSDDRRMKSLEKELEWVRMGAKGRHAKAKARVSNYEAMLKEPTQEKLKDLQIYIPAGPRLGEIVIEAKGVRKGYGDKLLIDNMDLSIPRGAIVGVVGPNGAGKSTLFRMITGKETPDAGTFKVGDTVKIAHIDQNRDQLQLDRTVHDEISDGKDVVVLGGREVPSRAYVSWFNFSGGDQQKKVGMLSGGEKNRLYLAKMLKEGGNLLLLDEPTNDLDVNTMRALEDALNEFGGSAIIISHDRWFLDRVCTHTLAFEGESQVYWYPGPYSEYEQDLKRRLGTDILVPKRIHYKLLTH, encoded by the coding sequence ATGGCAGAAGAGATTATTTATACCATGAAGGGCGTGGGCAAGGTGTATCCGCCAAGCAAGTATGTGCTGAAGAATATCTACCTTTCCTACTTTTATGGGGCGAAAATTGGGGTGCTCGGCTTAAATGGGGCTGGAAAATCCTCTCTTCTCAGAATTATGGCCGGCGTTGATCATGATTTTCTCGGGGAAGCTTTCCCTGCCAGGGATTTTAAAGTGGGCTATCTCGAGCAGGAGCCTCATTTGAATGAATCCAAGACCGTTCGAGAGAACGTGATGGATGGCCTTGGCGAGATCACAAAGCTGTTGAGCGACTTCCAAAAAATAAGTGAGGACCTCTGTGATCCAGATTTAGACCCCAATAAAATGGAGAAACTCATTGAAAAGCAGGGTTCGATTCAAGAGAAAATTGAAGCTCTTGATGGATGGGAGATAGACCAAAAGGTTGAGCAGGCAATGGAAGCTCTTCGGTGTCCGCCGGGAGACGTTGCCGTCACTCATTTGTCAGGAGGAGAAAAGCGACGAATCGCACTTGCTCGTCTCCTGTTGTCAAATCCAGACATACTGCTCTTGGATGAACCGACAAATCATCTGGATGCGGAATCGGTGGCGTGGCTTGAGGGATTTTTGCATAAATTCCCTGGGACTGTTATTGCCGTTACGCACGATCGCTATTTCTTAGACAATGTGGCGGGCTGGATACTTGAGTTGGATCGTGGAGAAGGGATTCCTTGGAAGGGAAACTATTCTTCATGGCTTGAGCAGAAGGATCGAAGGTTGGCTCAGGAGCAAAAGTCAGATGATCGGCGCATGAAGTCTCTCGAAAAGGAATTGGAGTGGGTGAGGATGGGGGCCAAGGGTCGCCACGCAAAGGCAAAAGCGCGTGTATCAAACTATGAGGCCATGCTCAAGGAACCAACTCAGGAGAAACTAAAGGATTTGCAAATCTATATTCCTGCCGGCCCTCGTCTAGGAGAAATTGTGATTGAGGCGAAAGGGGTTAGGAAGGGGTATGGAGACAAGCTTCTGATTGACAACATGGACCTCTCTATTCCGCGGGGCGCCATTGTGGGAGTGGTCGGTCCGAACGGGGCTGGAAAATCAACTCTGTTTCGAATGATCACGGGAAAAGAAACTCCAGACGCCGGTACATTTAAAGTGGGTGATACAGTGAAGATCGCGCACATTGATCAAAACCGCGATCAACTTCAGTTGGATAGGACCGTTCACGATGAAATCTCAGACGGAAAGGATGTTGTCGTGTTGGGGGGGAGAGAAGTTCCCTCTCGTGCCTATGTCTCTTGGTTTAACTTTTCGGGAGGAGATCAGCAGAAAAAAGTGGGGATGCTTTCTGGAGGAGAAAAAAATCGCCTTTATTTGGCTAAAATGCTTAAAGAAGGTGGCAATTTACTTCTATTGGATGAACCGACGAACGATTTGGATGTCAACACCATGAGAGCGCTGGAAGATGCATTGAACGAGTTCGGAGGCAGTGCGATCATAATTAGTCACGATCGATGGTTTTTGGACAGGGTCTGCACTCACACTTTGGCCTTTGAGGGAGAATCTCAGGTTTATTGGTATCCGGGTCCTTACTCAGAATATGAGCAAGACTTAAAACGGCGACTTGGAACTGATATCCTGGTACCAAAGCGTATCCATTATAAGCTGTTGACTCATTAA
- the grxC gene encoding glutaredoxin 3, which translates to MSPVVIYTWTVCPYCVRAKNLLKSKGVSFEEINLDGKDQELAELRARTGMKTVPQIFISDKLIGGFSDLSQLDSEGKLDGLLGL; encoded by the coding sequence ATGTCACCCGTCGTGATTTATACTTGGACAGTCTGTCCCTACTGTGTTCGTGCCAAGAACCTCTTAAAGAGCAAGGGAGTTTCTTTTGAAGAAATCAATCTTGACGGAAAGGACCAAGAACTCGCCGAGCTTCGCGCGCGAACCGGAATGAAAACTGTACCCCAAATTTTTATTAGTGATAAGCTCATTGGCGGCTTCAGCGACCTCTCCCAACTGGATTCAGAGGGAAAGCTCGACGGACTTCTGGGCCTCTGA
- a CDS encoding TIGR00730 family Rossman fold protein: MSSVCVFCSASETASPFFFAEIEILGKLLAEEGIDVWCGGASVGLMGRLADGVVKAGGRVRGVMPRVFQTKEMVYPGLTEMIYVDTLVERKRVMLESADAFIGFPGGVGTLDEIMEVMAHRQLGLSDKPLIMVNTLDFWRSFLDCLVDMQQQHMIPVAIEELCTVVDQPQEVIKVLRSHRLVD; the protein is encoded by the coding sequence ATGAGTTCGGTTTGTGTTTTTTGTTCGGCCAGTGAAACAGCGAGCCCCTTTTTTTTCGCTGAGATTGAAATATTGGGGAAGTTGCTGGCTGAGGAAGGCATTGATGTCTGGTGTGGGGGAGCATCCGTTGGGCTGATGGGTCGCTTGGCCGATGGAGTGGTTAAAGCGGGTGGACGTGTGAGGGGTGTCATGCCGCGTGTTTTCCAGACGAAAGAGATGGTCTATCCTGGTCTCACTGAGATGATTTACGTTGACACTTTGGTCGAGCGAAAAAGAGTGATGCTAGAGAGTGCTGATGCATTTATTGGATTTCCCGGAGGAGTGGGAACTCTTGATGAAATAATGGAAGTCATGGCTCACAGGCAATTGGGTCTTTCGGATAAGCCTTTGATTATGGTTAACACCCTGGATTTTTGGCGGAGCTTTTTGGATTGTCTGGTTGATATGCAGCAACAGCACATGATTCCTGTGGCTATTGAGGAGCTCTGCACGGTCGTGGATCAGCCTCAGGAAGTCATAAAGGTTTTGCGAAGTCATCGATTGGTCGATTGA
- a CDS encoding DnaJ domain-containing protein, which translates to MSEHFSFRDILKKKMEDSDPIIPSKPLYSRCSEDSTKHFQIAFSEGARPDICTNFLRSSVQGHKIYSRQKQNKSNNKGASDGTTSLNWFLKQDAPTDSTQKKNERQSPLTRSPDSEAEFSVEISKLPLELWVDLEVFRRLGSAPSSPLTKKKLKKHYRLLAMRFHPDREGGCPETFKSLQQAYDSLNKVLTAK; encoded by the coding sequence ATGAGTGAACATTTCTCCTTCAGAGACATTCTAAAGAAGAAAATGGAAGATTCAGATCCAATCATACCATCAAAACCGCTCTATTCCCGCTGTTCAGAGGATTCGACGAAGCACTTTCAGATAGCCTTTTCCGAAGGAGCTAGACCCGATATCTGCACAAATTTCCTTCGCTCCTCGGTGCAAGGACACAAGATCTATAGCCGACAGAAGCAAAATAAGTCCAACAACAAGGGAGCCTCCGATGGGACGACAAGCCTCAATTGGTTCCTAAAGCAAGATGCTCCAACGGATTCCACACAAAAGAAAAATGAACGTCAATCTCCTCTGACCAGAAGTCCAGATTCAGAAGCAGAATTCTCAGTTGAAATATCCAAACTTCCCTTAGAGTTGTGGGTGGACCTCGAAGTCTTTCGCCGTTTGGGAAGCGCTCCTTCTTCTCCATTGACCAAAAAGAAGCTTAAAAAACACTATCGCCTATTAGCAATGAGGTTTCACCCCGATCGCGAGGGTGGCTGCCCGGAGACATTTAAATCCCTGCAGCAAGCTTATGATTCTCTAAATAAAGTGCTGACAGCCAAATAA
- a CDS encoding adenosylhomocysteinase, whose translation MTINTPKKSQTQDPDYRVCSEAMNDPKKFAELARWGREEIKIAETEMPGLMALRAEFGAKKPLNGVKITGCLHMTIQTAVLIETLTSLGAKVRWSSCNIYSTQDHAAVAVAATGVPVFAWKGETETEFNWCIEQTILGWGADGYDLILDDGGDLTNMMHEPRFADELKKIVGISEETTTGVHNLEKMLKEGRLRVPAININDSVTKSKFDNLYGCRESLADGIKRATDTMVAGKVVVVAGYGDVGKGCAQSMRGFGARVLVTEIDPICALQAAMEGFQVTTMDEAIPQADIIVTATGCCDIVTASHFEKMKTGAIVCNIGHFDIEIDMAWLKKNSSFVEIKPQVDLHTLKNGCKVIILAKGRLVNLGCGTGHPSFVMSNSFTNQVLAQMELWNNRSAYSEIGVYRLPKELDEKVAALHLDKLGVKLTTLSEKQATYLGLSPKGPFKPGHYRY comes from the coding sequence ATGACGATCAATACTCCAAAGAAATCACAGACTCAAGATCCTGACTATCGCGTGTGCTCTGAGGCGATGAATGATCCCAAAAAGTTTGCGGAATTGGCCCGCTGGGGTCGTGAGGAAATTAAAATTGCAGAAACAGAAATGCCGGGTCTCATGGCCCTGAGAGCCGAATTTGGCGCGAAAAAGCCTCTGAATGGAGTTAAGATCACTGGGTGTCTTCACATGACCATTCAGACTGCTGTGCTGATAGAGACGTTGACTAGCCTCGGGGCTAAGGTTCGTTGGAGTTCTTGCAATATCTACTCAACGCAAGATCATGCTGCTGTTGCAGTTGCGGCGACAGGAGTGCCAGTTTTTGCTTGGAAAGGAGAAACAGAGACTGAGTTTAACTGGTGTATTGAACAGACGATTCTTGGTTGGGGAGCTGATGGATATGATCTGATTCTTGATGATGGTGGCGATTTGACTAACATGATGCACGAGCCTCGCTTTGCCGATGAGCTAAAGAAGATTGTCGGAATTTCCGAAGAAACTACAACAGGAGTTCATAATCTTGAGAAAATGCTCAAAGAAGGTCGTCTTCGAGTTCCTGCCATAAACATCAATGATTCAGTGACAAAATCAAAGTTTGATAATCTCTATGGGTGTCGTGAGTCGTTGGCTGACGGGATTAAGCGAGCGACAGACACGATGGTCGCTGGAAAAGTTGTAGTTGTGGCCGGATATGGAGACGTTGGAAAGGGCTGTGCTCAGAGCATGCGCGGGTTTGGCGCGAGAGTCCTTGTCACTGAAATTGATCCCATTTGTGCTCTTCAGGCGGCAATGGAGGGGTTTCAGGTCACCACCATGGATGAGGCCATTCCCCAGGCGGATATTATTGTGACTGCCACCGGCTGTTGCGACATTGTGACAGCCTCTCATTTTGAAAAAATGAAAACTGGGGCAATTGTTTGTAATATTGGTCATTTTGATATTGAGATTGACATGGCTTGGCTGAAAAAGAACTCATCTTTCGTTGAAATCAAGCCCCAGGTTGATCTTCACACTTTGAAAAACGGGTGCAAAGTAATTATTCTTGCCAAGGGTCGTTTGGTGAATCTTGGTTGCGGGACAGGTCACCCTTCTTTTGTCATGTCCAATTCGTTTACAAATCAGGTCCTTGCACAAATGGAACTTTGGAACAATCGTTCGGCCTATTCCGAGATTGGTGTCTATCGGTTGCCAAAAGAGCTCGATGAGAAGGTTGCCGCATTGCATCTAGATAAGCTCGGCGTGAAATTGACGACACTATCGGAGAAGCAGGCAACCTACCTTGGATTAAGTCCAAAGGGTCCATTTAAGCCAGGGCACTACCGATATTAG